AGGTGTTCAAATCACCAAATgtatttaactattttgatAGAGTCTGAAAATAGTGTTGAAAAGAATTAGCTCCTACTACTCATGCAGACAAACACTTTTGATCAAAGAGGACAACTGTGTTTCATAAATCTCTGAAGCACTGGAATGAGTTTGGAACTTTGTTCTATATTCTTACTTTTTGGAGGATCTTTTGGTTGgacattttgtcattttttcgAAATGTTCTAAAAGGTTACAAAGAGGTCTGGCGTCTTCAGAACTTTTCTGTTAATTCTCTGAcatatttgtttgaattaattctgGATCTCTAAACAAGCATTAGGTGAGGGAACATGGCTTGTATGTTCCTTGTCAGGGTTTGGTGAGATCGATTCTGTCTGTGCTGAATTTTGGTGTTAGTCCTGACGCTAATTGATCCTGTCTATGTGATTTCTTGCTAATGCAATAAACTTTCTTGCAATTGACTAATCAAtctcttattttctttatgcCGCAGGTTTTATCTGCCCTTAATCTGTATAGATTTATTCTGATTACCGAGTCATCAGGTAACGGGAACTCTTTGGATTTGTTGCTTGCTTTATTTGATTTCTTATTTGTTCAATATTATGGACTTCTGTGAAGATAGTTGTTAATTTACCAGTTTGCAAGTTGATTGTGTGGCTATTATGAACACGTTACATGCATAATCATTGCCTAACATTGGGTTACTTGATACGTAAATAGGGAAATCTTATGTCATAAGATCCGCATGTGATGAATGTCTTTATggtatttatttcatttaatttgcCCCCTCCCTTCTTTATTATCGTTTTGcttacatattaattataaatttcaggTAACTCCTGCCATGTGTCTTTAAGCTGAAGTACTTGACTGatttaaatgtatattaaGTTATTCGTTCTGATATCATCCATGTTATGAGACAGGGAATTCTAACTCTACTGGAATACTGTCCAAGGGCAAATTGCAGAAGGCCTACAACGAATGGTTTCTCCCACTGCGGACGTTAGTGACAGGAACTATGGCAGAAAGCCAAAAGGATTATGATAACCTAGCATGTGATACAATATGCGCCTTGAACCCTGTTGAGTTGGTTCTCTACCGATGCATTGAACTTGTTGAAATGAAGCTGAAACAATTATAAGGAGCACAAATAAATGTGTGATTACGATTGTTTTTGCGTCTAGATAGCTAGCAGCAAATCTTATTCATATGTTCTAACTCCATGGAGTCGAGGTTATGACGGAACAGGATTGTATTCATTAATGGTGGTGTGCTTTAATGTATCGGGTTTTGTGTAGATTGATGTCATCTTTTGGTAATACTTCTCTAGTTTGATAGCAGTACAATTTTTGCGTCTCTGTTAGAGGAAagaaaatactgaaaatacTTTACTGCTAcgtaaattaataatgtacAATACGAGTTCAatctttgatatttttgtatatgatTTTACATTTCATATAATTGGTCAATGAAATAAGTTATGTGTACATTACATGTAGAATACGAGTTCCTGGGAAACAGAGTATTGAGCAGTGTGTAAAGTATAAGTTGGTATTAGACTGTGAATCGAGCCTGGTGCATTTAGGCAGTGGAGAAAATTGTATGATGAACAATTATAGACAACGAACATATTGTGTGGTGCTATCCGTATTATGACAAGTATGATTTACTCTGTAAGAATCATGTCTGGATGTTGATACAGGGGATGCTCATTTCTAATCATTTGAGACACTAGTAGTTTCAATTTCTAGGCCTTTGGCTTGTGGTGCAGCTGGGGAAGGAGACTCTTTGTTGCCCACTTGGCTTGAGCCAGCCCCACCCATTGCTTTTCTCTGCCCCTTGTAGTTCCTCTTTGCCTTTTGAGCCCATCCAGTAAGCTTCTCTTGTATGTGTTCCTCAAAAATTGCCCTGTTGAATGAGCTTCCCATCTTCAATAGGAAATTAGAAACAAGTTAGAAAAGTTTCAGGCTGTATTCATCCAATTATAGAAGAATTTGTAATTCTACGGTGGTGTCATACCTGTGCAACAATTGCATACAGTGGTAGTGTACTGTAACTGCAAAGGAACTGCACCAGCACCCTATTATAAGTCGAACCAAATGCATGCATTAGATCATTCACCTGttctccaactcttcaaattgtgtctgtgtgtgtggagagagagagggggggggggtggggggggggggggggggggggggggggggggtaatTTGTACCCTATTATGAGCCGGGGTATAATATAACGACTGTGCCCCATGATGCAGGAGTCAAATTGGAACATAACCTATCAATCATGAACCAGAATGTATTACTCAAGAATGAGATGCATAAGTTTATACCATGTTTCCAATTCCGATAGAGATGAATGACAGTATATTACCAACATCcagaagaaaattgcaatcTCAAAAGAATTCTGGAACAGAATTATGTGGATCAGAACAAGGACTAGGCGTGGTTTGCTGAACCAGAAATGGTGATCTGAAGGTTTAACCACCAATTCCCCTGGAACAGCTACATGCCTCTGGGCAACTTCTTCCGCCAATTGGGTGATAATATGCTCCAATTTAGTGCCCACTGCAAGCAAAAGCTATTTACAAAATCTTGGTATTAGTTACTGACAATGGAGCAGCTGTCAATGAAAACTAGGATTACTTACTATCAACGGGACGAAAGCGATCCAAAAATATGCATGCCAACCTGCACGATGTACGATCACGTTCagtatgaaaaatgaaatgtaaAAATCAGAATACAGAAGATAAAACTCAGGGTTGATAAGTGTCTCACCACGAACGTTCAACAACAAGAAAACTACCACGAAAATCCATAGATACCAACTGCAAGTGACACAAGATTATTGAGGCTTatggataaagaaaaaaaaattgaagacatTGGCCGATGACTAGTGCCTATCAGTTTGAATTTAGATGACGACATAAGGAGAGAGTGTAACTAGCAACTACTCACCTTATTCCAACAACTTTCTTGAAATCAGTTTCAAGAGCACGGACCATGTACTTGTAAAAATTGAACTTTGGATTGTCCCTGTAATGATTCTGAAAGGTAACAATCTCAGAAACTGAGCAACACAACAGTATGGTAGGAATTCTACAGTAAAAGAACTCGTGTATATTGAATAGCTGACTACCATGATGAAGCCACGTCGGAGAGTGGTATAATCTGATTCATCAACAGATCCATAAAATTGCTTTAGAAAAGAATGCTGAAGATCAAAAGGGCCGATCAGTATCAGTTTATACTTGATACGTATATAGTCCCACGGATGATATATCTTGGAAGAGAGAATTGGTTTTTTCAGGAAATGAGACTTACCACCCAACTCAagaaagttaaattttttccaATGCCCCGAAACCTTCCCCTGATAAAGTCATGCTGGTGAACATGGGTAACTGTGGTCGTTTTTTGATCTGCAAACATAATGTTACTGCTCAATGCTCttgaaaatttcatctttGTTTGGAGACACAACCTTGTCCTACAAATCAGGGCAGACTTAATACGAGATGTCTATATATATCCATCTTTGAGGACGAGATATCTAAATAACAGGAAGACTATATCCAAAAACATTACTCAAAGATCAAACAGTTGTAGCAGATATACACGACTCAGGCTATAACATTATTACTTGACCTGTTGAGGTGATATCCCATCTGCTGGATCCTAATGGATATTTCATTGCTATATTCTTAGGACTAACTTAGTTTAAAAGACAGCGATTGAGGCGAAAAGTACTGTTAATTTGGATACTAATGAATGAGCATTATGTACACTTAAAACCATCAGATGACAATCTTAATGCGCAATACCTTCAGGATCATGTTCCTTTTTCTGGATCGAATCTTCCCATTGTTTCCACTGACGAATCTGCAGTGCACATCATCATACAGATTATGCTTGTGAAAATGCATAATCTAATTGAAGCTATATGTGATGGATGGAAAAAGcaggaaaatattaaatgcaaAAGGAATTAGTACCTTTAGGCTTCCAAACAGAATCGTTAGAGCAGAGAAAACGACGTGCACCACAGCTAGcacaaatatgaaaatgtgaaGGTCATGCAGCGCATCGAGAGACAATAATGGCTCTTTACCCTGAAAATCCGAAAAAAATAAGCAAGACAACAGTTGAGCACATTTGTTATATGTATGTGTGCGTCAATTATCAGAAACCATAGCAACATAGAGTCAACTCTTTCTTCTTTGAAGTGGCCTATGAGTTGGGCAAAATCCAACACATGAAAGCCTTACATGCTTCATTTTTATGTCTGTTTAAGGCTGTGGGTTAGAGCAATGGATTAAGGAGTTGTCCGACTGTTATGAGATCCACAGAGCAGTATATATGCagagattaaaaaaatggttAACCACAAATGATCTCCCCTGT
The window above is part of the Sesamum indicum cultivar Zhongzhi No. 13 linkage group LG7, S_indicum_v1.0, whole genome shotgun sequence genome. Proteins encoded here:
- the LOC105167178 gene encoding MLO-like protein 1; translated protein: MDGLGGVIKLQLLIFMAGGEGASLEYTPTWVVALVCTVIVAISLAAERLLHYAGKFLINKKQGPLFDALLKIKEELMLLGFISLLLTVFQGRISTICIAKHLTDDWLPCKKETDKHDGGGKPIAHFQTTLFPSLLPHVRHLLAEAGPSDSDAPGHCQKQGKEPLLSLDALHDLHIFIFVLAVVHVVFSALTILFGSLKIRQWKQWEDSIQKKEHDPEDQKTTTVTHVHQHDFIRGRFRGIGKNLTFLSWVHSFLKQFYGSVDESDYTTLRRGFIMNHYRDNPKFNFYKYMVRALETDFKKVVGISWYLWIFVVVFLLLNVRGWHAYFWIAFVPLILLLAVGTKLEHIITQLAEEVAQRHVAVPGELVVKPSDHHFWFSKPRLVLVLIHIILFQNSFEIAIFFWMLVMFQFDSCIMGHSRYIIPRLIIGVLVQFLCSYSTLPLYAIVAQMGSSFNRAIFEEHIQEKLTGWAQKAKRNYKGQRKAMGGAGSSQVGNKESPSPAAPQAKGLEIETTSVSND